A window of Oncorhynchus nerka isolate Pitt River linkage group LG4, Oner_Uvic_2.0, whole genome shotgun sequence contains these coding sequences:
- the LOC115128578 gene encoding eIF5-mimic protein 1 has protein sequence MNTGKQQKPVLTGQRFKTRKRDEKEKFEPTVFRDTIVLGLNEAGGDLDAVAKFLDVTGSRLDYRRYADTLFDILIAGSMLAPGGTRIDEGDKAKVTEHCVFTTEENHANLRRYAQVFNKLIRRYKYLQNAFEEEIKKLLLFLKAFSESEQTKLAMLTGILLANGTLPPPILTSLFSDNVVKEGISASFAVKLFKAWISEKDANAVTSALRKANLDKKLLELFPASKQNVEHFSKYFNEAGLKELSDFMRVQQSQGTRKELQKELQERLSQDCPIREMVVYVKEEMKRSALQEQAVIGLLWNILMNAVEWNKKEELVTEQALKHLKHYAPLLAAFSTQGQSELVLLLRIQEYCYDNIHFMKSFSKIVVLFYKADVLSEEAILRWYKDTHTTKGKGVFVEQMKKFVEWLQNAEEESESEGEED, from the exons ATGAATACCGGTAAGCAGCAGAAGCCAGTGCTAACAGGCCAGCGGTTCAAGACCAGGAAAAGGG ATGAAAAGGAGAAGTTTGAGCCCACAGTTTTCAGAGACACAATTGTTCTGGGCCTCAACGAAGCAGGAGGAGACCTCGATGCTGTAGCTAAGTTCTTGGACGTTACCGGTTCCCGACTCGACTACCGTCGCTATGCCGACACCCTCTTCGACATCCTCATCGCGGGGAGCATGCTCG CTCCCGGTGGTACGCGTATTGATGAGGGGGACAAGGCCAAGGTGACGGAACATTGTGTGTTTACCACCGAGGAGAACCATGCTAACCTCCGCCGCTATGCTCAG GTTTTTAACAAGCTTATCAGGAGGTACAAGTACCTGCAGAATGCCTTTGAGGAGGAAATCAAAAAG CTTTTGCTGTTCCTGAAAGCATTCAGTGAATCAGAGCAAACCAAACTGGCTATGTTGACTGGTATCCTATTGGCTAATGGCACTCTGCCCCCGCCCATCCTCACCAGCCTCTTCAGCGACAATGTTGTCAAGGAAg GTATCTCTGCGTCCTTTGCGGTGAAACTGTTCAAGGCATGGATATCTGAGAAAGATGCCAATGCAGTCACCTCAGCCCTGAGGAAGGCTAACCTGGATAAGAAACTCCTG GAGCTGTTTCCTGCCAGCAAGCAGAACGTGGAGCATTTCTCCAAGTACTTCAATGAGGCAGGGCTAAAGGAACTGTCAGACTTCATGCGTGTGCAGCAGTCTCAGGGAACACGCAAGGAGCTGCAGAAAGAACTGCAGGAGCGCCTCTCTCAGGACTGCCCCATACGAGAG ATGGTGGTGTATgtgaaggaggagatgaagaggagtgCTCTCCAGGAGCAGGCTGTGATTGGTCTGCTGTGGAACATTCTCATGAATGCTGTGGAGTGGAACAAGAAGGAGGAGTTGGTCACCGAGCAAGCCCTCAAACACCTTAAA CACTATGCCCCCCTGCTAGCAGCGTTCAGCACCCAGGGCCAGTCAGAGCTGGTGCTGCTGCTGAGGATCCAGGAGTACTGCTATGACAATATCCACTTCATGAAGTCCTTCTCCAAGATAGTGGTGCTCTTCTACAAAG cTGACGTTTTGAGTGAGGAGGCCATTCTGAGGTGGTACAAAGACACTCACACCACCAAAGGGAAAGGTGTCTTTGTCGAGCAAATGAAGAAGTTTGTTGAGTGGCTGCAAAATGCAGAAGAAG AGTCTGAgtctgagggagaggaggactag
- the LOC115129046 gene encoding tetraspanin-13-like: MGCLGFTCSKHSLCALNILYVMVSLLMIGIAAWGKWFGLVSSFQVVGGVIGVGVFLFLVALVGLIGAVKHHQVLLFFYMIILFMVFIVQFSVSSACLAINKDQQEHLLEVGWNNSHTTQRDVEKSLNCCGFYYVDNNGTCDAACFPNHSCSPCAEQIQEHAGEVLRFVGGIGLFFSFTEILGVWLTYRYRNQKDPRANPSAFL; this comes from the exons ATGGGCTGCCTCGGATTCACCTGCTCCAAGCACTCCCTCTGTGCGCTCAATATCCTCTATGTT ATGGTGAGTCTGCTGATGATCGGCATCGCTGCATGGGGGAAGTGGTTCGGCCTGGTGTCAAGCTTCCAGGTGGTGGGCGGAGTCATCGGAGTGGGGGTGTTCCTGTTCTTGGTGGCGTTGGTCGGCCTCATCGGGGCCGTGAAGCACCACCAGGTCCTACTCTTCTTC TATATGATCATCCTCTTCATGGTGTTCATCGTCCAGTTCTCCGTCTCCAGCGCCTGTCTGGCCATCAACAAGGACCAGCAG GAACACCTGTTGGAGGTGGGATGGAACAACTCTCACACCACCCAGAGAGACGTAGAGAAGAGTCTCAACTGCTGTGGCTTCTACTACGTAGACAACAACGGAACCTGCGATGCT GCCTGTTTCCCCAACCACTCCTGTTCACCGTGTGCTGAGCAGATCCAGGAGCATGCAGGAGAGGTGCTGCGCTTTGTGGGGGGGATAGGCCTCTTCTTCAGCTTCACTGAG ATCCTGGGGGTGTGGCTAACGTACCGGTACAGGAACCAGAAGGACCCTCGAGCGAATCCCAGTGCCTTCCTGTAA